In Myxococcus stipitatus, the genomic window CCGTCGGGTCGCGTGGGGGCGCCCGGACCGTCAGCCGCGCTCGCCGTCGTCGGCGTCCGCCTCCAGCTCGTAGGGGTTGGCGAGGAGACGGTGCGCGCCCTCCATCATCTCCACCACCAGCTGGCCGGCCGGCAGGATGCTCTCGATGCGCGCCATGCTGGCGCCGCTGGCGGGCAGGTTCATCTCCTCCAGGTCGCCCGTGGTGTCGGGCGTGGGGACGAAGGCGCTGAAGCGCGGCAGCGTGTACGGCACGTCGCCGTCGGGGACGCCGGGCAGAAGGCGCGTGGTGCCGATGGTGTCCAGCGGCGTGCCGGGGACGCGGTCCTCGCGGCCCACCCATTCGCGCACCACGCGGTTGCGCAGCACGCGCTGGCGCTGGTCGGGCCACTCCGGGCCGAAGAGGGTGGTGAAGTCCGAGTCGCGCGTGTCGCCCTCCACCAGCTTCTGCTTGTAGCCGGGGTGCGCGTACGCCTCCACGGAGGCCACCATGCGCGTGCCCACCCAGACGCCGTCCGCGCCGTGGAAGAGGGCGCGCGCGGCGCTGAGTCCATCCGCGATGCCGCCCGCCGCCAGCAGCGGCAGCTCGCCCACGACGCCGCGCAGCTCGCGCACCAGCTTCAGCGTGGGCGTGGTGCCGCGGTTGTGCCCACCGGCCTGGCGCCCCTGGGCGATGACGCCGTCCAGGCCCAGCGCCAGCGCCGCGCGCGCGGCCTCCACCGAGCCCACCTGGACCCAGACCTTCGTGCCCACGGCGCGCAGGTCGCGCACCCAGTCGGACGGAGGGAGGTTCCAGTGGAAGGCCACCACCGGCACGCGCGCCTCGAGGCACGCGTCGACGTGCTCGCGCGTGGTGAGGTCGCCCTGGCGCGCGCGGTCGATGATGAAGTCCACGCCATAGGGGCGTCGCGTCCCCGCCTGGATGTCGCGCAGCCGGGCGCGCAACGCGGACGCGGGCTCCGGGGCCGCGCCGAGCATGCCCACGCCGCCCGCCTCCGAGACGGCGATGACCAGCGGCGGGAGCGCGACGAACGCCATGCCCGCGCTGACGAACGGGTAGTGCACGCCCAACGAGCGCGTCAGGCGCGTGCGCAGCGTGTTGCCCTCCAGGACGTGGATGGGCGGGCGTCGCGGCTCGGCCGCGTCCTCTGGAGCGGAGACCTCGTCCTCGAGCTCGCCCTCGGCCCGGGGGCCCGGAGGCGGAGAGCGTCTGTCGTTCGTTCCGTTCATCGTGTCTCCTCGATGTCCCTGGCTCCCTGGCTGCACGGAGGTTACCAGCATCCCCGGGAGATTGAGGTCAGGGGCAGGGAGCACGGAGGTGGGGCAAGTGGACCGGGAGGCGCCGCGGATGTCGGGTGGTGAGCACCCAGGCGTCGCCTACGTGTCGAGTGACTTGCGCATGTTCCGGTGGGGGATGCCCACCTCGGTGTAGGGCTCGCCGTACACGGTGTAGCCCAGGCGCTCGTAGAAGCGGATGGCGGTGTCGCGCGCGTGCAGATGGACGTGGGTGAAGCCGCGCCCGCGCAGCGCCTCCTCGAGCCCGCGCACCAGCCGCGCGCCCAGGCCCTGGCCCTGGAGATGGGAGGCCACCGCCATCTGGTAGAGCCGCCCGCCGCGCGCGTCCTCCGGGTGGAAGAGGACGCACCCCAGCACGGTGTCCCCCTGGTGGGCGACCAGGTGGAGGCTCTGGGGTTCGAAGGGGAAGGTGACCTGCTCGCGCGTGAAGCCCAGCGGCTCGCGCAGCACGCGGAAGCGCAGCTCCAGCTCCCCCGCGTACAGCGGGTGGCCGGGCTGGATGAAGGTGAGCGTCGGGGGAGGCGTCATGAGGCGCGGCGCCTAGAACGTGCCGGTCAGCTGGAGCGTGAAGGTGCGGCCGTACTGGGGCACGGGCGCGATGGAGTTCTCCTGGGACACGGGGATGGAGTACTCCGAGTCGAGCAGGTTCTGCACGCCGGCGAAGTAGCGCAGCGGGCCGTAGTCACCGGACAGGCCGAAGCCGATGATGAGCGCCTCGCCGCTGTCCGCGCCGCCGGCGCCCGTGGGGCGCGCGCTCTGGTAGACGGCCTGCGTGGCCAGGCGCATGTCGCCGCCGCCAATGGGCATCAGCAGGCGACCGGAGACCAGGTGCGCGGGGGACGCGTTCGACACCTCCTCGGAGGCGTTGCGCAGCGACACGTACGAGTAGCTCATGTCCACCAGCAGGTAGCGCCCCGGCTGCCAGTGCACGCCGGCCTCCGCGCCCCAGGCCAGCGTGGTGCCCGGGTCGTTGACGAAGCGCAGGCACTGTGTGTTCTGGCACTCCTCGGAGGGCTCGGCGTCGGCGCGCAGCTGCACCAGCTTGGAGATGCGGTTGTGGTAGCCGGCGACCGTCAGGCGCAGCTCGTCCGTGAGGTCGTGCGAGTGCTCCAGCTCGAAGGTGGTGATGGTCTCCGGGTCCAGGCTCGCCGGGGGCGCCTGCGTGGTGTAGTCCCTGTAGTAGAGCTCGTAGATGTTCGGCGCGCGGAACGCGTTGCCGGCCACCAGCTTGGTGAGGCCCGCGTCGTAGGGCCGGGCGATGACGGCGACGCGAGGCGTGAGGGACGTCGTGTCGATGTCGGTGTACCGGTCCAGGCGCAGGCCGACGGAGAGGCTCAGCCGCGGGTGCAGCCGCCACTCGTCGAGCAGGTAGGCGGACATCAGGGTGCGCTGCCGCTCTTCCAGGTCCGAACCCTTCGCCGTCTGGCGCACGCTGAGCTGCTGCTGCAGCTCCATGCCCAGGGTGAGGCGGTTGCCCTCGAACAGGCCGATGCGCGCGCGCAGCTCGCCGCTGGCCCAGTCCGCGTCGCCGCCCTCGGTGTTGGCGCCGCCCGCGTCCTCTTCGTAGATGTAGATGCCCTCGTAGCGGCTGAGGTCGAACGAGCCGCGCGCGGACAGGCTGAAGCGGTCGTTGAACTCGTGCTCGTAGCGGGCCTCGAGGAAGGCGCGCAGGTCCTCCACCTTGTTGCCGTCCGCGCCGACGACGGTGTTGTAGGGCGCGGTGGGCAGCTCCTTGGAGCGCACGTTGAGCTGGGCCTGGAAGGACAGGTCCCCCAGGCGCGCGCGCAGCGAGCCATTGGCGGAGCGCTCCGCGTCGAGCCCGGAGATGAGATAGGTCTCGCTGGTGTCGGGCACCAGCCGGGTGGTGTCCGCGCCGGACGCGGTCATCGCGGAGGCGCTCACGAGGATGGAGCGGGTGCCGCGCTCCCACGCGGCGGTGGCGTGGCCCCGGGTGGTGCCCAGCGCGCCCACGGCGCCCGTCACCTCCAGGTGCTTGTCCTCGCCGAGCGACTCGCGCGGCACCACGTTGATGACGGCGAAGAAGGCGCCGGTGCCGTACAGGGCG contains:
- a CDS encoding NAD(P)H-dependent flavin oxidoreductase translates to MNGTNDRRSPPPGPRAEGELEDEVSAPEDAAEPRRPPIHVLEGNTLRTRLTRSLGVHYPFVSAGMAFVALPPLVIAVSEAGGVGMLGAAPEPASALRARLRDIQAGTRRPYGVDFIIDRARQGDLTTREHVDACLEARVPVVAFHWNLPPSDWVRDLRAVGTKVWVQVGSVEAARAALALGLDGVIAQGRQAGGHNRGTTPTLKLVRELRGVVGELPLLAAGGIADGLSAARALFHGADGVWVGTRMVASVEAYAHPGYKQKLVEGDTRDSDFTTLFGPEWPDQRQRVLRNRVVREWVGREDRVPGTPLDTIGTTRLLPGVPDGDVPYTLPRFSAFVPTPDTTGDLEEMNLPASGASMARIESILPAGQLVVEMMEGAHRLLANPYELEADADDGERG
- a CDS encoding TonB-dependent receptor domain-containing protein, whose amino-acid sequence is MLPNRSVLLVLSLLLLSAPAYADNNADEADIAFELGNDAYAKGQYTEALRSYFTSYRLVPNRNVLFNIARCFEALGKFNEAYRYYNDLLTEDLPVEDAAEVSRSLDRLRPKVALVRVTTVPKGADVYVDRMDLGSRGRSPQTLALSPGRHKIMVKKEGFRPTEATVTVARGKETEQNFDLFLITGGVDLTGTPEGAEVRDSPNGAVISRLPGRIRLPPGQRILYVRAPGYAPGQYVVDVPADGTVPLSVSLRVQDKPTGRLVVTANRDGATVRVDGQPAGFTPTVVTLPEGEHTLEVESREVRPLRQKVTIVPDQEAKVHAELRYAPPPVRAASKSLVAVDDAPASTTVLTQEELRAFGWRTLAEALSGVRGFYLTDDRTYTYLGVRGFSPPGDLNTRVLILWDGHAINDVWAGQGYAAHDLSVDLLEVDRIEVVRGPGSALYGTGAFFAVINVVPRESLGEDKHLEVTGAVGALGTTRGHATAAWERGTRSILVSASAMTASGADTTRLVPDTSETYLISGLDAERSANGSLRARLGDLSFQAQLNVRSKELPTAPYNTVVGADGNKVEDLRAFLEARYEHEFNDRFSLSARGSFDLSRYEGIYIYEEDAGGANTEGGDADWASGELRARIGLFEGNRLTLGMELQQQLSVRQTAKGSDLEERQRTLMSAYLLDEWRLHPRLSLSVGLRLDRYTDIDTTSLTPRVAVIARPYDAGLTKLVAGNAFRAPNIYELYYRDYTTQAPPASLDPETITTFELEHSHDLTDELRLTVAGYHNRISKLVQLRADAEPSEECQNTQCLRFVNDPGTTLAWGAEAGVHWQPGRYLLVDMSYSYVSLRNASEEVSNASPAHLVSGRLLMPIGGGDMRLATQAVYQSARPTGAGGADSGEALIIGFGLSGDYGPLRYFAGVQNLLDSEYSIPVSQENSIAPVPQYGRTFTLQLTGTF
- a CDS encoding GNAT family N-acetyltransferase, with the translated sequence MTPPPTLTFIQPGHPLYAGELELRFRVLREPLGFTREQVTFPFEPQSLHLVAHQGDTVLGCVLFHPEDARGGRLYQMAVASHLQGQGLGARLVRGLEEALRGRGFTHVHLHARDTAIRFYERLGYTVYGEPYTEVGIPHRNMRKSLDT